Part of the Rhodocyclaceae bacterium genome is shown below.
CGACGGAGAACATGCTGCAGCTGATCCCGAATCAGCTGCGCGAGGCGGCGTACGCGCTCGGCGCGCCGAAGTGGCGGGTGATCACGCTGGTCACGCTCAAGGCCGCGCGCGCCGGCGTGGTGACCGGCGTGCTGCTGGCGATCGCCCGCATCTCCGGCGAGACCGCGCCGCTGCTGTTCACCGCCCTGTCCAACCAGTTCTGGAGCATGGACCTCTCCGAGCCCATGGCCAACCTGCCGGTGACCATCTTCAAGTTCGCGCTAAGCCCGTTCGAGAACTGGCAGAAGATGGCGTGGACCGGCGTCTTCCTGATCACCCTTGGTGTACTCGCGCTGAATATCATCGCGCGCGTCATGTTCCGCAAGAAGGACTGAACCGTGCTCAATGCAGAACTCCAGAAGCCGACCGACGCGCCGCAGGTGCAGGTCCCCGCTTCGGTCGAGCAGACCAAGATACTGGTCGACAACCTCAACTTCTACTACGGCAAGTTCCATGCGCTGAAGAACATCAACCTGACGATCCCGGAGAAGCGCGTCACCGCCTTCATCGGTCCGTCCGGCTGCGGCAAGTCGACGCTCCTGCGCGTGCTCAACCGCATGTTCGAACTGTACCCCGAGCAGCGTGCGGAAGGTCGGGTGCTGCTCGACGGTGAGGACATCCTTTCGACCAAGGACGATGTCTCGCTGATCCGTGCCCGGGTCGGCATGGTGTTCCAGAAGCCGACGCCCTTTCCGATGACGATCTACGAGAACATCGCGTTCGGCGTGCGTCTTTTCGAGAAGATGTCCAGGTCAGACATGGACGAGCGGGTCGAGTGGGCGTTGAACCAGGCGGCGCTCTGGAAAGAGGTCAAGGACAAGCTGCACCAGAGCGGCACCAGCCTGTCCGGCGGCCAGCAGCAACGACTGTGCATTGCGCGCGGCATTGCGATCAAGCCGGAAGTGTTGCTGCTCGACGAGCCCTGCTCGGCACTGGACCCGATCTCCACCGCGAAGATCGAGGAACTGATCAACGAACTCAAGCGTGACTATACGGTCGTCATCGTCACCCACAACATGCAGCAGGCCGCGCGGGTGTCCGACTACACCGCCTACATGTACCTCGGCGAGCTGATCGAGGTCGGCGTCACCGAGTCGATCTTCATCAAGCCGACCAGCAAGCAGACCGAGGATTACATCACCGGGCGCTTCGGCTGACGTCGCCGGGACGACGGCGCGGCTGCCGCAGTCGTAGTCGTAGTCGTCGAAGTTTGACCGGCCTGCGTCTCGGCCGGTACAATCCCGCGGTTCTACTTCAGATAAAAGCGGGATGCGTGCCGGCGATATGAGCACCAGGCGTTGGGGGACGATGCGTTGAGGACGAGGCGCGTCGTGGGCAACTGGAAGATGAACGGCACACTGGCGGGAAACGCGGTGCTGCTGGGCGACTGCGCGTCGGCGTTCCCGGCAGCGGCAGCTGGCGCCACGGCGGCCCTCGAGGTGGCGGTCTGCGTGCCGTTTCCCTATCTTGCCCAGGCGCGAGACCGCCTGTCCGGGAGTGCGGTGCGCTGGGGTGCGCAGGATGTCAGTGTCCACCCATCGGGTGCGCATACTGGCGAAGTGTCGGCGGCGATGATCGCCGACTTCGGCGGATCGTTCGTGATCGTTGGCCACTCCGAGCGGCGGGCGCATCATTCCGAGACCAGCGCGCAGGTCGCCGGGAAGGCCGCCGCGGCCCTCGCCGTCGGCCTGACGCCGATCATCTGCCTGGGCGAGACGCTCGAGGAACGCGAGACCGACATGACCGAGGTCGTGATCTCCGGCCAGTTGTCGGTCTGTATCGAAGTGCTTGGCCACGACCATGTCGCGCAATGCGTGATCGCCTACGAACCGGTGTGGGCGATCGGCACCGGCCGCAATGCAACGCCCGACCAGGTTCAATCCGTCCATGCCTTCCTGCGCAGACGGCTCGGCCCGGCCGGTGCCTCGGTGTCTCTGCTGTACGGCGGCAGCGTCAAGGCTTCGAATGCCGCCGAACTCTTCGCGATGCCCGACGTCGATGGCGGCCTCATCGGCGGTGCCTCGTTGAAGATGGCCGATTTCGAGCCCATCTGCCGCGCCTGCGCCTGACCCTCGCCGGCTACCCTCGGCCTGCACTGCCGGAACCACAGGAATCCACCAGATGCTCCAGAATTTCATCCTCCTCTTTCACGTGCTTGCCGCCGGCGCGATCGTCGTCTTCGTGCTGCTTCAGCAGGGCAAGGGCGCCGACATGGGCGCGGCATTCGGCAGCGGCTCGGCCGGCAGCCTGTTCGGTTCCAGCGGATCGGCCAACTTCATGAGCCGGATGACCGCGATCATGGCCACGGTATTCTTCATCACGAGCCTTGTGCTGACCTATGTCGCGGCCAACACCGGTGCCTCTCGCGGTCTGATGGAGCGGGTGCCGGCGGCTCCGGCCACGCCGGCCTCGCAGATCCCGGTGCCGGGTGCCCCGGCTGCTGGTGCGCCCGCGGTACCGGTGCCTTCCGTTCCTGCCGAAGCCGTAAAGGGCGGAGCATCGAAGGCGCAAGATATTCCGAAGTAAAACGCAGGACGGATGAACCCGGAAGGACGAAAGTAGGCGACAATACGGGGGTCGCAGGCAGTTTGCCCACGTGGTGGAATTGGTAGACACGCTGTCTTGAGGGGGCAGTGGCGAAAGCCGTATCAGTTCGAGTCTGATCGTGGGCACCAGCAGTTCCGGGTTCCGTGCAGTGCATGGGTCCGGCGAAAGTGATGGATCGGCAGCATGGCAAGGCGCAAAGCGGTCCCTCGCGCCGCGCCTGATGCCTCCAGACGCGTGATTGCAGCGCACGCCACTCGTTCGGGTCGTGATGTTCCGGACGAGCGCAGCGGCTGCGTTATCGTGGCCCTCGCACGGTCCGGCCGACCTCCGGCAGGCCGGCCGACGCGCGAGGGTGTACCGGGTAAGCCGGGGGGCCAAAGATGTGCATAGTCGACGGTTGAGCTAGCTGTGCTGGAAAGTTACCTGCCCATTCTGTTGTTCATCGGCGTCGGGCTCGCTTTCGGGCTCGTGCTTCCGTTGGTCGGCTGGATCGCCAGTTCCGCGACCGGCGCCAACAGGCCCGATCCCGAGAAACTGTCGCCCTACGAGTGCGGTTTCGAGGCGTTCGAGGATGCGCGCATGAAGTTCGACGTGCGCTACTACCTCGTCGCCATCCTGTTCATCCTGTTCGACCTCGAGATCGCCTTCCTGTTTCCGTGGGCGGTGGTGCTGGAAGACATCGGGTGGTTCGGGCTCGGTGCGATGTTCATCTTCCTGATGGTGCTGGTGGTGGGCTTCGTCTACGAATGGAAGAAGGGTGCGCTGGAATGGGAATGACCGGCGGCATCGAAAGGAGCAGCCGATGAGCGATCTCGCCATGCCCGCTGCAGGTGTGCAGTCGGGTGCGCCCGCGCCGGTATTCCCGGGCGCCGACCGTGGCTTCGTGACCACCTCGGCCGACAAACTGATCAACTGGACACGCACCGGATCGCTCTGGCCGATGACCTTCGGTCTTGCCTGCTGCGCGGTCGAGATGATGCATGCGGGCGCGGCGCGCTACGACATGGACCGCTTCGGCGTGATCTTCCGCCCGAGCCCGCGCCAGTCCGACGTGATGATCGTCGCCGGCACGCTGTGCAACAAGATGGCTCCGGCCCTGCGCAAGGTCTATGACCAGATGGCCGAGCCGCGCTGGGTGATTTCCATGGGCTCATGCGCGAACGGCGGCGGCTACTACCACTATTCGTATTCCGTGGTGCGCGGCTGCGACCGTATCGTCCCGGTGGACATATACGTCCCAGGCTGTCCGCCGACCGCCGAGGCGCTGCTCTACGGGATCATCCAGTTGCAGAACAAGATCAAGCGGCAGAGCACGATCGCACGATGAGCCTTCCTCCCGATCAACTTCAGTCGAGGGTGCAGACCGCGCTCGGTGATGCGGCAGCGAACGTCGAGTTCGCGTGCGACGAACTGACGGTGACGGTGGCGCCGGCCAGGCTCATCGAGGCGATGACCCGGCTTCGCGACGAGGCCGGGCTGCGCTTCGCGCAACTCGTCGACCTCTGTGGTGTCGACTGGTCGGGCTACGGCGACGGTGCCTGGGATGGTGCACGCTACTCGGCGGTCTATCACCTGCTCTCCCTCGAACACAATGCCCGGCTGCGTGTACGCGCCTTCGCGACCGACGACGACTTCCCGGTGCTGCCTTCGGTGACCGGCGTCTGGGCCGGCGCGAACTGGTACGAGCGCGAGGCCTTCGACCTGTTCGGCATCGTGTTCGAAGGCCACCCCGACCTGCGCCGTATCCTCACCGACTACGGCTTCGTCGGACATCCGTTCCGCAAGGATTTCCCGGTCTCGGGGTACGTCGAGATGCGCTACGACCCGGACCAGCGGCGGGTGATCTACCAGCCGGTCAGCATCGAACCCCGCGAGGTCGTGCCCCGCGTGATCCGCGAAGACAACTACGCCGACAGCGAAGGCTTCCGCAAGGGCTGAGCAAGCGTATGGCCGAAATCAAGAACTACACGATGAACTTCGGGCCGCAGCATCCGGCGGCCCACGGCGTCCTGCGCCTCGTCCTCGAGCTCGATGGCGAGGTGATCGAGCGCGCCGACCCGCACATCGGACTGCTGCACCGGGCCACCGAGAAGCTGGCCGAGACACGCACGTTCCTGCAGTCGGTGCCGTACATGGACCGTCTCGATTACGTGTCGATGATGTGCAACGAGCACGCGTACGTGATGGCGATCGAGAAGCTCACGGGCGTGGCGCCACCGATCCGCGCGCAGTACATCCGCGTGATGTTCGACGAGATCACGCGCACGCTGAACCACCTGCTCTGGCTGGGCGCGCACGGGCTCGACATCGGCGCGATGACCGTCTTCCTGTACTGTTTCCGCGAGCGCGAAGACCTGATGGACTGCTACGAGGCGGTTTCGGGCGCGCGCATGCACGCGGCGTACTACCGGCCGGGGGGCGTGTACCGCGACCTTCCCGGGCGCATGCCGCAGTATGACCCGTCGCCGCTGCGCAGCGAGTCCGACCTCAGGCGGCTGAACGAGCATCGCCAGGGTTCCCTGCTCGACTTCATCGAGGCATTCACCGAGCGATTCCCGGGCTGTGTCGACGAGTACGAGACGCTGCTCACCGACAACCGCATCTGGAAGCAGCGCACCGTCGGCATCGGCGTGGTGTCGCCCGAGCGCGCGCTCCAGCTCGGATTCAGCGGTCCGATGCTGCGCGGCTCCGGCATCGAATGGGACCTGCGCAAGAAGCAGCCGTACGAAGTCTATGATCAGCTCGACTTCGACATCCCGGTGGGCACCAACGGCGACTGCTACGACCGCTACCTCGTCCGCATCGAGGAGATGCGCCAGTCGAACCGCATCATCCGGCAGTGCGTCGACTGGCTGCGCAAGCACCCGGGCCCGGTGATCAGCGACAGTCACAAGGTCGCCGCGCCGCACCGGGTCGACATGAAGATGAACATGGAAGAGCTGATCCACCACTTCAAGCTGTTCACCGAAGGCATGCATGTGCCGGCCGGCGAGGCCTACGCGGCGGTCGAGCATCCTAAGGGCGAATTCGGCATCTACCTGGTGTCCGACGGGGCGAACAAGCCCTACCGCCTGAAGATACGCGCGCCGGGCTTCCCGCACCTGGCGGCGATCGACGAGATGGCCCGCGGCCACATGATCGCGGACGTGGTCGCGATCATCGGCACCCAGGACATCGTGTTCGGCGAAATTGATCGATGAGCGACCGGTGAGCAACCCGATGACCGATGGATTGACCCCCGCGCGATGAACGCACCCGTGCCAGCGGCCGAAGGCGGCCGCACCTCCGCCAGTCCCGACGGTGAGGCCGTGCTGTCGGCCGGCGCGATCTTGCGCATCGATCGCGCGATTGCCAAGTACCCGGCGGACCAGCGCCAGTCCGCGGTGATGGCCGCGCTGGCGATCGCCCAGGAAGAAAACGGCTGGCTGTCCACGGCCGTGATGGATGCCGTCGCCCGGCATATCGGCATGCCGGCAGTGGCGGTGTATGAAGTCGCGACGTTCTACACCATGTACGACCTGGCGCCGGTCGGTCGCAACAAGCTCACGCTGTGCACGAACCTGCCCTGCCAGCTGCAGGGCGCGGGTGCCGCGGCCGAACACCTGAAGGCGACGCTCGGCATCGGCTTCGGCGAGACCACCGCCGACGGCTGCTTCACGCTAAAGGAGGGCGAGTGCATGGGCGCCTGCGGCGATGCTCCGGTGATGATGCGCAACAACCGTGCAATGCTCTCCTGGATGACGCCCGAACGCATCGATGCACTGGTCGAACAGCTGCGCGCCGAGCACCGCGCGGGCGCAGCCGGTGCCACGCCGAAGGAGGGCGGCCGATGAACGCACCGCTGCCCCCGTTCGAGGCCGGCATCTACGGCCCCGATGCGGTGATCCTGAAGGGCCTGGACGGCACCAACTGGCGCCTGCGCGACTACGAGGCGCGCGGTGGATACCAGGCGATCCGCAGGATCCTGTCCGAGAAGATCCCGCCGGACGTGGTGATCGGCGAGCTGAAGAAGTCCGCGTTGCGCGGGCGCGGCGGTGCCGGGTTCCCGACCGGCCTGAAGTGGAGCTTCATGCCGAAGAACTACACCGGCCAGAAGTACCTCGTCTGCAACTCCGACGAGGGCGAGCCGGGCACGTTCAAGGACCGCGACATCATGCGCTACAACCCGCACATCCTGATCGAGGGGATGGCGATCGGAGCGTATGCGATGGGCATCACGGTCGGCTACAACTACATCCACGGCGAGATCTGGGATGTCTACGAGCGCTTCGAGGAAGCTCTCGAAGAGGCGCGCGCCGCAGGCTACCTCGGCGAGAACATCCTGGGCAGCGAATTCAGCTTCCAGCTGCATGCGCACCACGGCTACGGCGCCTACATCTGCGGCGAAGAGACCGCGCTGCTCGAGTCGCTCGAGGGCAAGAAGGGACAGCCGCGCTTCAAGCCGCCGTTCCCGGCCACCTTCGGCCTGTACGGCAAGCCGACCACGATCAACAACACCGAGACCTTCGCCGCGGTGCCGTGGATCATCAACAACGGCGGCGAGGCGTTCCTGAACCTCGGCAAGCCGAACAACGGCGGCACGAAGATCTTCTCGGTCAGCGGCGACGTCGCACGCCCGGGCAACTACGAGGTCAAGCTCGGCACGCCGTTCGCGAAGCTGCTCGAGATGGCCGGTGGCATGCGCGATGGCGCGAAGCTGAAGGCGGTGATCCCCGGCGGCTCGTCGATGCCGGTGCTGCCTGCCGACACCATGATGGCACTCGACATGGACTACGACTCGATCCAGAAGGCCGGGTCGTTCCTCGGGTCGGGCGCGGTGATCGTGATGAACGAGACCCGCTGCATGGTGCGCTGCCTGCACCGCCTGTCCTACTTCTACTACGAGGAATCGTGCGGCCAGTGCACGCCGTGCCGCGAAGGCACCGGCTGGCTGTACCGGGTCGTCGACCGCATCGAGCACGGCAAGGGCCGGCAAGAAGACCTCGACCTCCTGCTGAACCTCTGCGACAACATCCAGGGGCGCACGATCTGCGCACTGGGCGATGCGGCCGCGATGCCGGTACGGGCCTTCATCAAGGCCTTCCGCGACGAGTTCCAGTACCACGTCGACCACAAGCGGTGCCTGGTCGGCCCGTACGTCTGAGAGAGCGATAGCAACGATGGCCAAGCTGGAAGTCGACGGCAAACCGGTCGAGGTACGCGACGGCGCGATGGTGATGGAAGCCGCGAATGCGCTCGGCATCTACGTGCCGCATTTCTGCTACCACAAGAAGCTGACCATCGCCGCCAACTGCCGGATGTGCCTGGTCGAGGTCGAGAAGGCGCCCAAGCCGTTGCCCGCCTGCGCGACGCCGGTCACCGAAGGCATGAAGGTATCCACCCACTCGCCCAAGGCCGTGCAGGCGCAGAAGGGCGTGATGGAGTTCCTGCTGATCAACCATCCGCTCGATTGCCCGATCTGCGACCAGGGCGGCGAATGCCAGTTGCAGGACCTCGCGGTCGGGTACGGCGCGAGCGAGTCGCGCTACGACGAAATGAAGCGGGTAGTGCCCAACAAGAACCTCGGCGCGTTGATCGCCACCGACATGACGCGCTGCATCCACTGCACGCGCTGCGTGCGGTTCGGACAGGAAATCGCCGGGGTGATGGAACTGGGCATGGCAGGCCGCGGCGAGCACAGCGAGATCATGCCGTTCGTCGCGCGCACCGTCGATTCGGAACTGTCCGGCAACATGATCGATGTCTGTCCGGTGGGGGCGCTGACTTCCAAGCCGTTCCGGTTCACCGCCCGCACCTGGGAACTGACGCGCCGCAAGTCGGTGAGCCCGCACGACAGCCTCGGCTCGAACCTGATGGTGCAGGTGAAGGGCAACCGCGTGATGCGCGTGCTGCCACTGGAAAACGAGGCGATCAACGAGTGCTGGATCTCCGACAAGGACCGATTCTCCTACGAAGCGCTGAATGCCGAGACGCGGCTCGTACAGCCGCTGCTCAAGCGTGACGGGCGCTGGGAACAGGTCGACTGGCCGCAGGCGCTCGAACACGTGGCAGGCCGGCTGAAGTCGATCGCGACCAGCCACGGCACCGATTCGATCGGCGCGCTGGCCTCGCCGCACCAGACCGTCGAGGAACTGTACCTGCTGGCGAAGCTGGTGCGTGGCCTCGGCTCGGACAACGTCGACCATCGCCTGCGCCAGGTCGACTTCCGTCTCGACGGATCGCGCAGTGGCGCACCCTGGCTGGGGCTGCCGGTGGCCGAGGTCGGCCAGGCGGATGCTGTCCTGGTGGTCGGCAGCGTACTGCGCAAGGACCATCCGCTGCTCGCGCAGCGGCTGCGCCAGGCCGCGAAGCGGCAGGCACGGGTACACCTGCTCAATCCGCTCGCCCAGGATCCGCTGATGCCGCTGGCGGGCGAGCAGGTGGTCGCACCGTCGGCAATGGTTGCCACGCTGGCCGCCGTGGTGAAGGCTGCCGCAGAGGCGAAGGGTGCCGCGCTTCCGGCCGGCCTCGACGCCGCGCTGGCCGAGGTCACGGTGTCTGCGCAGTCCAGGCAGGCTGCCGACGATCTCGTGCGCGCGGCGCACGGGGTGGTCTGGCTCGGCAACCTGGCCGTGCAGCATCCGCGCTATGCCGAGCTCGAAGTCCTCGCGCAGGCGCTGGCGACCTTGACCGGCGCGCGCTTCGGCCATCTCGGCGCAGCCGCCAACAGCGTCGGTGCGGTACTGGCCGGTGCGCTGCCGTCCGGCGGTGGCCTCGATGCACGGGCGATGATCGCATCGCCCCGGAAGGCCTACGTGCTGCTCGGCGTCGAGCCCGAACTCGACTGCGCCGATGGCGCGGCAGCGCTGGCCGCGATGAAGTCCGCCGAGTTCGTCGTCGCGATGTCGCCGTTCGAACACCGTGCGCTCGACTACGCCGAAGTGATCCTGCCGGTCGCCCCGTTCACCGAGACCGCGGGTACCTTCGTGAACGCCGAGGGCCGCGCGCAGTCGTTCGCCGGCGTGGTGCGCCCGCTGGGCGACACCCGCCCGGCGTGGAAGGTACTGCGCGTGCTGGGCAACCTGCTCGGCCTGCCGGGGTTCGACCAGGATTCGTCCGATGCCGTGCGGGCTGCGCTGTCGCTCGACGGCCTGCCGGCGGCCGGTTGCGACAATGCGCTGCGCGCGTCGCTGGCCGTCGATGCGTCGCCCGCTGCGCCGACGGGTATCGAACGGGTCGCGCCGGTACGCATCCACGATGCCGACGCGCTCGCGCGCCGCTCGCCGCCGCTGCAGAAGACGCGCGATGCGGCGCCGCTGGAAGCGGCACTGGCGACGGACCTCTGGCAGGGCGCCGGCCTGCAGCCTGGCGATTCGGTGCGCATCGGCACCGGCGGCGCAAGTGCGCTGTTTCCTGCCGTGCTCGACCCTCGGCTGCCCGCGGGCTGCCTGCTGCTTGCGGCCGGGCATGCATCGACGTTCCCGCTCGGCGCCCCCGCCGGCGGCACTGGTGCGCTCTCGATCGAGCGCATTGCGGCGCCCGCCCGGGCCGTGCCTGCCGAGACCGTGAGCTGAGGGGGCGACGATGGAATTCTTCGAGAACCTGTTCGGCCCGGCCTGGCCCGTGGTCTGGACCCTGGTGAAGATCCTCGCGATCGTGCTGCCGATCACGATCTGCGTGGCCTTCCTGACGCTGGCGGAGCGCAAGGTGATCGGCTACATGCAGCTGCGCATCGGACCGAACCGGGTGATGGCGTTCGGGATGGGCTGGACGGCGGGTCTGGCGCAACCGTTCGCAGACGTGTTCAAGCTGATCTTCAAGGAGATCATCGTCCCGACCGGGTCGAACCGGTTCCTGTTCCTGATCGCCCCGACCCTGTCGATCATGCCGGCGCTGGCCGCCTGGGCGGTGCTGCCGTTCGGTCCCGAGGCGGTGCTCGCTGACATCGATGCGAGCCTTCTTTACGTGCTCGCGCTGACCTCGATGGGGGTCTACGGCGTGATCGTTGCCGGCTGGGCGTCGAACTCGAAGTACGCCTTCCTCGGCGCGATGCGCTCGGCGGCGCAGATCGTGTCCTACGAAATCGCGATGGGCTTCGCGCTGGTCGGGGTCCTGATGGTCTCCGGCACGCTGAACCTGGGCGGCATCGTCGATGCGCAGAAGGGCGGCGGCTTCTGGTCGTGGAACCTGCTGCCGCTGCTGCCGCTGTTCCTCGTCTACTTCATCGCCGGCGTCGCCGAGACCAACCGCGCGCCGTTCGACGTGGCGGAGGGCGAGTCCGAGATCGTCGCCGGCTTCCATGTCGAGTATTCCGGCACCGCGTTCGCGGTGTTCTTCCTGGCCGAATACGCGAACATGATCCTGATCTCGGCGCTGGCCTCGCTGATGTTCCTCGGCGGCTGGCTGCCGCCGGTGCAGGTCGATTCGCTGGCTGCGATCCCGGTCGTGGGCCTGCTGTTCGGACCTGGCGCGCACTGGCTGTTCCTGAAGATCGCATTCCTGCTGTTCTGTTTCCTGTGGTTGCGTGCGACCTTCCCGCGCTACCGCTACGACCAGATCATGCGCCTGGGCTGGAAGGTGTTCATCCCGCTGACGCTGGTCTGGATCATGGTGGTCGGCGTTGCGTTGATGGATCCGATCCGCAACTGGCCGCCGTTCAGCTGGTGGTTCTGAGCCATGGAAATGCGCAGAGGCCCCCGATGATGACCCGCATCCAGAGTTTCTTCCGATCGTTCCTGCTGCTCGAACTGCTGCGCGGCATGATGCTGACCGGGCGCAACCTGTTCGCCCGCAAGATCACCGTGCAGTATCCGGAGGAGAAGACCCCGCAGAGTCCGCGCTTCCGCGGCCTGCATGCGCTGCGCCGCTATCCGAACGGCGAGGAACGCTGCATCGCGTGCAAGCTTTGCGAGGCCGTGTGTCCGGCGATGGCCATCACCATCGAGTCCGATGTACGCGATGACGGCACCCGGCGCACGACGCGCTATGACATCGACCTCACCAAGTGCATCTTCTGCGGGCTGTGCGAGGAGTCCTGCCCGGTGGATTCGATCGTCGAGACGCGCACCCTCGAGTACCACGGCGAGCGGCGCGGCGACCTGGTCTACACCAAGGAAATGCTGCTGGCGATCGGTGACCGCTACGAGGAACAGATCGCCCGCGACAGGATGGCCGATGCGAACTACCGCTGACAAGACGCCCGGCGCGGTGCCGGCGACCCAGACCCCCGCTGCGTCCGCTGACCGGGGGGCGCAATGAACTTCCAGTCCGCGGTGTTCTTCGTGCTGGCTGCGGTGCTGGTGCTGTCGGCGCTGCGCGTGATCACCGCGCGCAATCCGGTGCACGCGGCGCTGTTCCTGGTGCTCTCGTTCGCCTCGGCGGCCGGGCTTTGGCTGCTCCTGCATGCCGAGTTCCTCGCGATCACCCTGATCCTGGTCTACGTCGGCGCGGTGATGGTCCTGTTCCTGTTCGTGATCATGATGCTCGACATCAACGTCGACCGGCTGCGCGAGGGCTTCTGGAACATCCTGCCGATCGCGCTGCCGGTGGCAGTACTGCTGCTCGGGGTAATGGGTGCGACGCTGATGGGGCCCTATTTCGGCCTGTCGGTACGGCCGCCGCCGCCGGAGGTGGCCGAGGGCTACAGCAACACGCGTGCGATCGGCATGGTGCTCTAC
Proteins encoded:
- the nuoH gene encoding NADH-quinone oxidoreductase subunit NuoH, which gives rise to MEFFENLFGPAWPVVWTLVKILAIVLPITICVAFLTLAERKVIGYMQLRIGPNRVMAFGMGWTAGLAQPFADVFKLIFKEIIVPTGSNRFLFLIAPTLSIMPALAAWAVLPFGPEAVLADIDASLLYVLALTSMGVYGVIVAGWASNSKYAFLGAMRSAAQIVSYEIAMGFALVGVLMVSGTLNLGGIVDAQKGGGFWSWNLLPLLPLFLVYFIAGVAETNRAPFDVAEGESEIVAGFHVEYSGTAFAVFFLAEYANMILISALASLMFLGGWLPPVQVDSLAAIPVVGLLFGPGAHWLFLKIAFLLFCFLWLRATFPRYRYDQIMRLGWKVFIPLTLVWIMVVGVALMDPIRNWPPFSWWF
- the nuoI gene encoding NADH-quinone oxidoreductase subunit NuoI — translated: MTRIQSFFRSFLLLELLRGMMLTGRNLFARKITVQYPEEKTPQSPRFRGLHALRRYPNGEERCIACKLCEAVCPAMAITIESDVRDDGTRRTTRYDIDLTKCIFCGLCEESCPVDSIVETRTLEYHGERRGDLVYTKEMLLAIGDRYEEQIARDRMADANYR
- a CDS encoding NADH-quinone oxidoreductase subunit J is translated as MNFQSAVFFVLAAVLVLSALRVITARNPVHAALFLVLSFASAAGLWLLLHAEFLAITLILVYVGAVMVLFLFVIMMLDINVDRLREGFWNILPIALPVAVLLLGVMGATLMGPYFGLSVRPPPPEVAEGYSNTRAIGMVLYTEYLYPFELAAVILLVAIVAAIALTLRARKNTRSIDPSVQVAATREGRVRLVSMPSEKKGVPAPPPEPAPAETPQQPK